The proteins below are encoded in one region of Methanoculleus taiwanensis:
- a CDS encoding LemA family protein, giving the protein MVDFLSLIILIVVVLIVIIIAASFVGIYNRFFSLKNSAEATLGQVKVAMKKRLDMIEQLLGAVKSYAAFEKETLTKVTAMRSGVAAAGPGDLNEVEQESRSILGRLIAVAENYPDLKTSQTVQNLMGSVRNIEDEIGRQRYTYNNIAQQYNTMTDTIPSNIIANVFGFQKLQYLEFEEEIRRPPKIEF; this is encoded by the coding sequence TTGGTTGACTTTCTGTCCCTGATCATTCTCATCGTCGTGGTGTTGATCGTCATCATCATCGCCGCGTCGTTTGTGGGCATCTATAATCGTTTCTTCTCGCTTAAGAACTCCGCAGAGGCGACTCTCGGGCAGGTCAAGGTCGCGATGAAGAAGCGGCTCGACATGATAGAGCAGCTCCTCGGGGCGGTGAAGAGCTACGCCGCTTTTGAGAAAGAGACACTCACGAAGGTTACGGCGATGCGGAGCGGCGTTGCGGCCGCAGGCCCGGGAGATCTTAACGAGGTGGAGCAGGAGTCCCGGTCTATCCTTGGCCGGCTCATCGCCGTCGCCGAGAACTATCCTGATCTCAAGACATCGCAGACGGTGCAGAACCTGATGGGTTCCGTCCGGAACATCGAAGATGAGATCGGACGGCAGCGGTATACCTACAATAACATCGCCCAGCAGTACAACACCATGACTGATACCATCCCCTCAAACATCATTGCAAATGTTTTTGGTTTCCAGAAACTGCAGTAC